CAGCTTCGGGATGATATGGCAATGAACGTCGATCATCGGATCAGGGAAGCCTCTCTTGGATCATCTGAATGAATTCTACGAGGACATCGTTGTTTGCGAAAGGTTTTATCATCCTCACAGATTCTTCCAAAGTGTGTTCCGCCAGTTTTCGCGCTTTATCGAAACCCAAAAGCGCTGTATAGCTTGTCCGGGAAACTGGCACATAATCATCGGAAAAATCGAGCCCTTCGCTGCCGCGGCTATAATCTGCAATGATATCCTCGATCATTTGATAGGTGATGGCGAGGTTCATGGCATAGGTATTCATGATCTGACGGACATTCTCATCTGCGCCGGCAAGCATGCATGCGATATCTGCGGAGGCTTGTAAAAGTGAACCTACCTTTTTCATGTCGATATAGCGCAGGGTGTTGATCTTCATCATTTTGCGCTTGCTTTCAAGGTCAACCGCCTGCCCGCCGATCATGCCATAGGATTTGCTGTAATTGGATAAAATGCGGATCGCTTCGACCGCTTTCTCGGAATCGGCGAGATTGCCCAATACTTCAAAGGCGAGCGTATAGAGCGCGTCCCCGGTGAGGATGCCGATAGTGTTGTCATATTTGATGTGCAGAGCCTGATTGGAGCGTCGTTCATTTTCGTTCATCACCATTGGCATGTCGTCATGAACGATAGATGCGTTGTGCACCAATTCGACCGCCACGGCAGCCAGGACGGCATCGCCGAGTCCTTTATTTTTCTTGAAGCCGCTAAGCATCTCATAGATGGATACCAGCAACAGCGGACGCCAGCGTTTTCCGCCTGAGAATATCGCGTAGTTCATAGCGGATTTCAGCATCACGGCTTGTCCTTGCGCAGGAACGATAAATCGTTTTAAGCCTTGCTCAATCAGCTCCAACCTGGTCTCAAAATACTTCTGTAACAGCAATTGAAACTCCCTTGTTCTATTTAAACCGGTATTATACCAGCATAGCTTTCCTTACTATAAACAGCGCGATATTGTCAAGTTTTTTGTTTCTGTATTTTACATTTGCGGTTGAGAGACTGTTCAAAAACCATCACCATTCTACGCTGCTTTACCAGAGCACTTGGAGAATAAGTGGTCTAAGTGCTTCCAATTCACATTTTCTTGACAGATTTGGGAGATGTTCAGATTGGCAATCAGCGATTGCTCATGCATG
This is a stretch of genomic DNA from Candidatus Cloacimonadaceae bacterium. It encodes these proteins:
- a CDS encoding polyprenyl synthetase family protein; this encodes MLLQKYFETRLELIEQGLKRFIVPAQGQAVMLKSAMNYAIFSGGKRWRPLLLVSIYEMLSGFKKNKGLGDAVLAAVAVELVHNASIVHDDMPMVMNENERRSNQALHIKYDNTIGILTGDALYTLAFEVLGNLADSEKAVEAIRILSNYSKSYGMIGGQAVDLESKRKMMKINTLRYIDMKKVGSLLQASADIACMLAGADENVRQIMNTYAMNLAITYQMIEDIIADYSRGSEGLDFSDDYVPVSRTSYTALLGFDKARKLAEHTLEESVRMIKPFANNDVLVEFIQMIQERLP